Within Sorangiineae bacterium MSr11367, the genomic segment TCGCCGAGGAGCTCGCGGAGTATGAGGCGGCGCTCGCCGCCGTGCACTTCGAGGGATCTTTCGATGAGGTGCCGAGCTACGAGCCCTTCGATTCCCAACCGGTCGTGTCCGAGTCCGTTAGCCCGTGCACGGGAATGCCGTTCCCGGCTGTCGTGGCCCCGGCGGGATCGGGTGCGTTCGAGATCGGCTTGGTGTCCCATGTGGACGTGGTGAACGCCGTGGGCCTCTTCGAGGAAGAGGAAGAGGTTCCCCCGACGATGCGCTCGCCGTCGAGCACCCACCTTGTCGTTAGCGAACGCCCCGTTCGCGTGACCATGGACGAGACCCCCAGCTCCGACCGGGTGTCCGTCGAGCTGCCGATCATCAAGGTGGCCTGAGCCGCCTCAAGCGACAGAAGGGCGAGACCCGCCGCGGGGAGCGCGGCGGGGTACCGTCAAGATTTGGATCCCTGTTTCGCCGCGGCCTTGTCGAGCACGCGGTCTAGGTCGTCGATGCGGGCGTTGAGCGCGGCCTGCTTGCGCCACAACAAGAGAATCCATCCCATGAGGATGACCCAGAGGACGACGTAAGCTTCCACCATGAGGGTGGAGCCGCTTCGGGTTTCGCCCCCGGCGTCGACGGCCTGAAACTGGGTGCCGGGGGTTGCGGACTCCTGAGGATTGGCCCCAGACCCGGTTGCGGGGCTGCTTGAATGTTGCACGGTCATGCGTCGGTCCTAGCGTGGCGGGGAGGCACTTCTTCGGAGTCGGAATCGTGACGGTCGTCGAGACCGAGGTCGATGGCGTCTTCCTCGGCGCGGGCGAGACGGCTTTTCGCCACCTCGAGCCGAACGCGCGCCCAGAGCAGGGCAATCGCAAATACGGTGAAGGCGAGGAAGGCGAGGAGCAGCGTGGTGCGCATGTCGGGGTCCAACCCGCCGCCCTTGCCGGTGATGACCGCCGGGTGTTGCCCGCTCCATTTTTGAACGCTGAAATGGATGATGGGCAGATTGGCGGCGCCCAAAATGCCGAGTGCGGCGGCAAACCGGCGCTCGCCTTCGCCGTCACCGGTGAAGGCGCGAAGGACCAGGTATGCCACGTAAATAAGGACGGACAGGAGCGACGTCGTCAGCCGCGGATCCCACGTCCAATAATAGCCCCAGGCCTTGGCCGCCCAGAGCGGGCCGGTGGTGAGGACGATGGCGCCGAACACCACGGCCATCTCGGCACCGGCGCGGGCCAAGGCATCGCGCGCGTCCGTCGGGCGAATCAGGTAAGCCGCCGACCCGAAGAAGCACGCCGCGGCGCCGATGTACATCGAATACGCGCTGGGGACGTGGAAGTAGAAGATCTTCTGGACGATGCCCATCGTCTTCTCGATGGGGGCGAACAGGAAGACGGCGTGGATGGCGCCGATGAAGAGCAGCGTCGCCGTCCCCAAGAGGGCCATGAAGACGATGTTCGCCGTCACCTCTTTTTCGCGCGCGGATTTCTTCATGTTCTCGAGCGAAACTAGTCGCTTCCCGTACCTGAAACTAGCTTGAATCTAGCCCTGGCTCGCCGACTCGGCTGCCAAATCGGCAATGACGTCGTCGAACCAGCGGCCGACGGCTCGGCGGAAAGGCCACATCCAGCCATAGTCGGGCCCGGCGAAGCGGTCGACGATGTGCTTCCGGAGCAGTTTGGCGTGGGGGAGGCCGAAGACCTCGTAGGTGGCCCGGATGGTTTCCGCATAGGCCTCCCACTCGATGCGCGCCCGGCCGTAGGCCAAGCCGAGGGGAAAGAACGGGATCAAGTAGACGAAGGCCATGGGGATATCGCCCATACGCTTTCGCTGGCGAAGGTGGACCCGTTCGTGGCGCAACAGGATGTAGCGATCGGCGTCGCTCATCGTGTCGAAGCTGTCGGGCACCCAGAGCTTGCCGAAGAGCACCGTATGGTACTGCGTGAGGTACGTGCGCATCCGGCCCAAGGTCAACAGCACGAGGGCGTGGTGGATGGCGCGCTGCATGGTGCTGTCGCGCTTCTTCAAGATTTCGAAGGTGGGAAACTCTTCCTTCATCTCGTCGATGAAGGACTCGGCGCGTGCGGTCATGCGTCCTCCTCGCCGTCGTATTCCAGAGTGCGCCGGCGCATGAATCCGAGCCCCGTGAAGCGGAATCCGGCGCGCGTGAAGGCGCTGGCCAGGTTGCTCGTGTTCGCGGAGATGCCGTCGATGGTGGTGATGAAGAGCACCTTGCGCTGGCCGGAGTCGACCAGGCGTCCCAGCGCTTCGGCCAAGGCGCGCTCGGCGCTGCCGCGCGCGGGCTCGTGGGCCGGGAGGAAGGTCAGCAGCGAGTCGGCGCCGCGGCCGAGGTAGCCGAGCAACTTGCCGTCGCAGATGACGACCCAGGCGCCGGCGGTTCGCTTGGGGCCCCCGCGTTGGGCCTCTGCGTTCTGCCCAGGCAAACCAGGCAAACCAAGACTGGGCCACGGGAGGATGGCGCCGTAGGGGTTGGCGGGGTCGGTGGCGGCGAGGATGAAGGAGCGGGGATCGTCCTCGGGGGAGCGGAAGCTGCGCAAGCGCTCGTCGGCCCCGGGCAAGGCGAATTGTGCGGCGCCCTGGCCGGCCACGAAGTAGCCGCGGCGGATCTTGCCGGCTTCTTCCATGGCCTTGAACACGTCGTAGACCGCGGAGAAGCCGCCCGCGATGTGCTCCGCCTGCACGGCCTCGCGTGTGACCACGCCGTATCGTTCGAGCAGGGCGCGTGCGAGCGCGGTGCGTTTCGCCGTGGGCGAAGGTGGCGGGCTGGCGGCGCGCGCACTGCGCAGGGACCACCGGCCTTCCGTGCCCGGCGGTCCTCGGCGCTGCAAATCCATGGATCCGATGGCTCCGGGGCGACGGCGCGAGGATTCGGAACTGCGTGCATTCTGCAGGCTTCGCAACGGCTCCAAGGTGTCGTTGGTGACCTCGCCGGCCCAGACCATGTCCCAGAGGGCATCTTTGATCTCGCCGGGGAAGCCGCCGACTTCGCGCGCCATGTCCTTGTAGAAGACGGCGCCGCGGCGTGTGAGGAGATCGCGGATGCGCGCGTGGACCTTGCCCTCGCAGGGCTTCGACGGCAACGCGAGCAGCGGTTCGTTTTCCG encodes:
- a CDS encoding cytochrome c biogenesis protein, with protein sequence MKKSAREKEVTANIVFMALLGTATLLFIGAIHAVFLFAPIEKTMGIVQKIFYFHVPSAYSMYIGAAACFFGSAAYLIRPTDARDALARAGAEMAVVFGAIVLTTGPLWAAKAWGYYWTWDPRLTTSLLSVLIYVAYLVLRAFTGDGEGERRFAAALGILGAANLPIIHFSVQKWSGQHPAVITGKGGGLDPDMRTTLLLAFLAFTVFAIALLWARVRLEVAKSRLARAEEDAIDLGLDDRHDSDSEEVPPRHARTDA